Proteins encoded by one window of Actinomycetota bacterium:
- a CDS encoding IPT/TIG domain-containing protein yields the protein MERRETHGTWSKGRKADLEREDSVMSLTKRRISRRAMGVVVGASLLVLGFEAPAFAAEPTVGTFTPTSGPATGGCVLVLTGTGFDDFPVSAGYTVNFLDPANVATPANDFLVIDDATMWVETPPLLAGTAFTIEVTTHAGGTPAETTGTFLSTNGAGACAPTIASFVPNCGVAGTTVVITGTNLIQPGFVGADVFFNPYGAGQLATHTVPDVDDVTSLSVIVPSGSADGPISVDTGVTANPVFSTESFQVPPPDCTAGPTTHARSVSLSLRKHLIAKGRVTVADDTAECMAGVTVKVQRRKKGGGWKNVASVTTTDAGKYKASIKDRPGKYRALAPKLTLEDDSVCLKDVSPRVRHRH from the coding sequence GTGGAGAGAAGGGAGACGCATGGAACTTGGAGTAAGGGTAGGAAAGCCGATTTGGAAAGAGAGGACAGCGTTATGAGTTTGACGAAGCGTCGAATCAGTCGACGCGCAATGGGAGTCGTAGTCGGGGCGTCTCTGCTCGTCCTTGGCTTTGAGGCTCCGGCCTTTGCGGCCGAGCCGACGGTGGGGACGTTCACGCCGACCAGCGGCCCCGCGACCGGAGGCTGTGTGCTTGTGCTCACGGGAACGGGCTTCGACGACTTTCCTGTGAGTGCCGGCTACACGGTGAACTTCCTGGACCCGGCGAACGTGGCCACCCCGGCGAATGATTTCTTGGTCATCGACGATGCCACGATGTGGGTCGAGACTCCGCCCCTCCTCGCGGGTACGGCTTTCACGATCGAAGTCACTACTCACGCGGGTGGGACCCCCGCCGAAACGACAGGCACGTTCCTTTCCACGAATGGCGCCGGTGCATGCGCCCCGACCATCGCATCGTTCGTGCCGAACTGTGGCGTGGCTGGCACCACGGTCGTGATCACAGGGACGAACCTGATTCAGCCTGGGTTCGTGGGAGCCGACGTCTTCTTCAACCCGTACGGGGCGGGACAATTGGCCACGCACACTGTCCCCGACGTGGATGATGTCACGTCGCTCAGTGTGATCGTGCCATCCGGCTCCGCCGATGGACCGATCTCGGTGGACACTGGAGTTACCGCCAATCCGGTCTTCAGCACCGAGTCCTTCCAGGTGCCGCCGCCGGATTGCACGGCCGGCCCGACTACGCACGCGAGGAGCGTCTCGCTCAGCCTGCGGAAGCACCTCATCGCCAAGGGCCGGGTGACGGTCGCGGACGACACGGCCGAGTGCATGGCAGGGGTTACGGTCAAGGTCCAGCGCAGGAAGAAGGGTGGCGGCTGGAAGAACGTCGCATCTGTCACCACGACTGACGCTGGGAAGTACAAGGCGTCGATCAAGGACAGGCCTGGCAAGTATCGGGCCCTGGCGCCTAAGCTCACGCTGGAAGATGACAGCGTCTGCTTGAAGGATGTCTCACCTCGCGTGAGGCACCGCCACTAG
- a CDS encoding response regulator transcription factor, with amino-acid sequence MAKGTGRKLSAERVRPRLGVVVVEPLAVVRSGLGKLIGDRQEMEVLAEAGSADDCLEAMRRVRRSRPVLLVGLGLPGERDSLWLIGTLRESYPKATILVSGAGADAATISRAMFMGADGYLDKNVDPAEFLQAIQRAAQGEVVMAGTPVDRMAPIADGIDSRRQIAHRLTTREQEVLRAAARGLTSREIARHLGVRERTVTTHLGRIYGKLGVNSRVSAVIEAARSGLVAVDLSEGA; translated from the coding sequence ATGGCGAAGGGGACGGGACGAAAGTTGAGCGCGGAGCGCGTGCGACCGCGACTGGGTGTGGTCGTCGTGGAGCCGCTCGCCGTCGTGCGCTCCGGCCTGGGCAAGCTCATCGGCGACCGGCAGGAGATGGAGGTCCTTGCCGAAGCGGGCTCGGCCGACGACTGTCTCGAAGCCATGCGACGGGTCCGGCGCAGTCGGCCAGTCCTCCTGGTGGGCCTTGGACTTCCCGGCGAGCGCGACTCCCTGTGGTTGATCGGGACGCTCCGTGAGAGCTATCCAAAGGCCACGATCCTGGTATCGGGGGCGGGGGCGGATGCCGCGACGATCTCCCGGGCGATGTTCATGGGAGCCGATGGGTACCTGGACAAGAATGTCGATCCGGCCGAGTTCCTCCAGGCGATCCAGCGGGCAGCTCAGGGCGAGGTGGTTATGGCCGGCACGCCTGTTGACCGAATGGCGCCCATCGCCGACGGCATCGACAGCAGGCGACAGATCGCGCATCGGCTGACGACGCGCGAACAAGAGGTGTTGAGGGCCGCTGCACGTGGTTTGACCTCGCGCGAGATCGCACGCCACCTCGGCGTTCGCGAGAGGACCGTCACGACGCACCTCGGTCGCATCTACGGGAAGCTCGGCGTCAACAGTCGGGTTAGTGCGGTGATCGAGGCGGCCCGGTCGGGTCTCGTCGCGGTTGACCTCTCTGAAGGCGCATAA